A region from the Clavibacter sp. A6099 genome encodes:
- a CDS encoding DUF5997 family protein — protein sequence MTSPGSSQTMKAATAAKKLGVHLPATPVEFQESTPSRAELAEMTANPPEWLATLLRDGPHPRQVIAGKLGVSIAGLARGGVDEALTTAQIKELLQAPPQWLVQERATQAEVREEQIRVKNRDAGRAAMAAERERQDGAGGARR from the coding sequence ATGACGAGCCCCGGATCCAGCCAGACGATGAAGGCCGCGACCGCGGCGAAGAAGCTGGGCGTGCACCTCCCGGCGACCCCCGTGGAGTTCCAGGAGTCGACCCCGTCCCGCGCGGAGCTCGCCGAGATGACCGCGAACCCGCCCGAGTGGCTCGCCACGCTGCTCCGCGACGGCCCGCACCCGCGCCAGGTCATCGCCGGCAAGCTCGGCGTCTCCATCGCCGGCCTCGCCCGCGGCGGCGTCGACGAGGCCCTCACCACCGCCCAGATCAAGGAGCTGCTGCAGGCCCCGCCGCAGTGGCTCGTGCAGGAGCGCGCGACGCAGGCCGAGGTGCGCGAGGAGCAGATCCGCGTGAAGAACCGCGACGCCGGCCGCGCAGCCATGGCCGCCGAGCGCGAGCGCCAGGACGGTGCCGGCGGCGCGCGCCGCTGA
- a CDS encoding CitMHS family transporter gives MVLTFMALIMTKRLTPMVALILVPTIFGLFAGAGLGIGDMVIEALGDLAPTAALLMFAIIYFGIMIDVGLFDPLVRLILRLAGGDPAKIVLGTAILAAAVSLDGDGSTTFIVTTAAMLPIYRKLGMSPVVLTCTAGLANGTLNIVPWGGPTVRAAAALKVSPTDIFVPMIPSLLVGIALVMIFAWTMGLRERSRLAALGEARAEGGLDAAGGSGSGSGTGGSTGGSGWWRAGRGAPATPRGGLITMAPSLVRAETAAVSTLGTTMLDPDRETLRPRMIWFNLGLTIVVLALLIMDQLPLAYVFMVGAAIALIFNFRDLKHQGERIAAHAPSVVGVVSMVLAAGVLIGVLNGTGMVSAMSAWLVTIIPDALGPGLAVITGVLSIPMTFFMSNDAFYYGMLPVLAESAANYGIDPVEMARASITGQPVHLQSPLVPAILLLVSLADVNLGDHHRKVLWRAVLVSLAMLAVGVLTAVIPI, from the coding sequence ATGGTCCTCACCTTCATGGCCCTCATCATGACCAAGCGGCTGACGCCCATGGTCGCCCTCATCCTCGTGCCGACGATCTTCGGCCTCTTCGCGGGAGCCGGGCTCGGCATCGGCGACATGGTGATCGAGGCGCTCGGCGACCTTGCTCCCACGGCCGCGCTGCTGATGTTCGCCATCATCTACTTCGGCATCATGATCGACGTCGGCCTCTTCGACCCGCTGGTGCGCCTCATCCTCCGGCTCGCGGGCGGCGACCCGGCGAAGATCGTGCTCGGCACGGCGATCCTCGCGGCCGCGGTCTCCCTCGACGGCGACGGATCCACGACCTTCATCGTCACCACGGCGGCCATGCTGCCCATCTACCGCAAGCTCGGGATGAGCCCGGTGGTGCTCACCTGCACGGCCGGCCTCGCGAACGGCACGCTCAACATCGTCCCGTGGGGCGGCCCGACCGTCCGCGCGGCGGCGGCCCTCAAGGTCTCGCCGACCGACATCTTCGTGCCGATGATCCCGTCGCTCCTCGTGGGCATCGCGCTCGTCATGATCTTCGCCTGGACCATGGGCCTCCGCGAGCGCAGCCGCCTGGCCGCGCTCGGCGAGGCGCGGGCCGAGGGCGGCCTCGACGCCGCGGGCGGCAGCGGGTCCGGGTCCGGCACCGGCGGATCCACGGGCGGCTCGGGCTGGTGGCGCGCCGGTCGCGGTGCCCCCGCGACCCCGCGCGGCGGCCTCATCACGATGGCCCCGTCGCTCGTCCGCGCCGAGACGGCTGCCGTCTCCACGCTCGGCACGACCATGCTCGACCCCGACCGCGAGACCCTGCGCCCGCGCATGATCTGGTTCAACCTCGGCCTCACGATCGTGGTGCTCGCGCTGCTGATCATGGACCAGCTGCCCCTCGCCTACGTCTTCATGGTCGGCGCCGCCATCGCGCTGATCTTCAACTTCCGCGACCTCAAGCACCAGGGCGAGCGCATCGCGGCGCACGCGCCCAGCGTGGTCGGCGTGGTCTCGATGGTGCTGGCTGCCGGCGTCCTCATCGGCGTGCTCAACGGCACGGGCATGGTCTCGGCGATGTCCGCGTGGCTCGTCACGATCATCCCGGACGCGCTCGGCCCCGGCCTCGCGGTCATCACGGGCGTGCTCAGCATCCCGATGACCTTCTTCATGAGCAACGACGCCTTCTACTACGGCATGCTCCCGGTGCTCGCGGAGAGCGCCGCGAACTACGGCATCGACCCCGTCGAGATGGCGCGCGCGTCCATCACCGGTCAGCCCGTGCACCTGCAGAGCCCGCTCGTGCCGGCGATCCTGCTGCTCGTCTCGCTCGCGGACGTGAACCTCGGCGACCACCACCGCAAGGTGCTGTGGCGGGCGGTGCTCGTGTCGCTCGCGATGCTCGCCGTGGGCGTGCTCACGGCGGTGATCCCGATCTGA
- a CDS encoding LysR family transcriptional regulator: MDADPTALRHFAAVADELHFARAAKALNVSRIAVSRSILDLEALWGVELFVRDDGPTRLSPAGEDRLVEARATIAADDARLAEEAAAPPRGLVVAIVPGVTVAKWTRAWDERVADVPLRVVPLAEPDAAPALVDGSADVAFLRLPVDGRGLTIVPLYGEVQVALLPKDHAHATADAISIADLADDLLLQPAEQVPGWPGRTAGADPVPMPEDVAAAVELVAAGVGFVVVPHALGRLHARKDVVAVPVHDLPETRIAVAWREGDASPDIEELVGIVRGRTAASSRSQRDDDERDHRKPTAAQKTARKAAGKPGTAGAAGARKPTPKGGGKRTPPPRGQRRGR; encoded by the coding sequence GTGGACGCCGACCCGACCGCCCTCCGGCACTTCGCCGCCGTCGCCGACGAGCTGCACTTCGCCCGCGCCGCGAAGGCCCTCAACGTCTCGCGCATCGCCGTGAGCCGCTCGATCCTCGACCTCGAGGCGCTCTGGGGCGTCGAGCTGTTCGTGCGCGACGACGGCCCCACGCGGCTCAGCCCCGCGGGCGAGGACCGGCTCGTCGAGGCCCGCGCCACGATCGCCGCGGACGACGCGCGCCTGGCCGAGGAGGCAGCAGCGCCGCCGCGCGGTCTCGTCGTCGCGATCGTGCCGGGCGTCACCGTCGCGAAGTGGACCCGCGCCTGGGACGAGCGCGTCGCCGACGTGCCGCTGCGGGTCGTGCCGCTCGCCGAGCCCGACGCGGCGCCCGCCCTGGTCGACGGATCCGCGGACGTCGCGTTCCTGCGCCTCCCCGTCGACGGCCGCGGCCTCACGATCGTGCCGCTCTACGGCGAGGTGCAGGTCGCGCTCCTGCCGAAGGACCACGCGCACGCCACGGCCGACGCGATCTCGATCGCCGACCTGGCGGATGACCTGCTCCTGCAGCCGGCCGAGCAGGTGCCGGGCTGGCCCGGGCGCACCGCGGGCGCGGATCCCGTGCCGATGCCCGAGGACGTCGCCGCGGCCGTCGAGCTGGTCGCCGCGGGCGTCGGCTTCGTGGTCGTGCCGCACGCGCTCGGCCGGCTGCACGCGCGCAAGGACGTCGTCGCGGTGCCCGTCCACGACCTGCCCGAGACGCGGATCGCCGTGGCCTGGCGCGAGGGCGACGCCTCCCCCGACATCGAGGAGCTCGTGGGCATCGTCCGCGGACGCACGGCCGCGAGCTCGCGTTCGCAGCGGGACGACGACGAGCGCGACCACAGGAAGCCGACAGCCGCGCAGAAGACCGCGCGCAAGGCCGCGGGGAAGCCGGGCACCGCGGGTGCCGCGGGCGCGAGGAAGCCGACCCCGAAGGGCGGCGGCAAGCGCACTCCCCCGCCGCGCGGCCAGCGGCGCGGGCGCTAG
- a CDS encoding ASCH domain-containing protein translates to MPDAAAQVIRFHRKHHDAIVSGEKVTTVRFEEDLRVGPATFVFDEHPTAVPLAGRVTSVRRHLLSDLTPEDAHQPPGTDMALFAEQLRENYYPTMSTSAAVVVAEIALQDTSPAG, encoded by the coding sequence ATGCCCGACGCAGCAGCCCAGGTGATCCGCTTCCACCGGAAGCACCACGACGCGATCGTCAGCGGCGAGAAGGTCACCACCGTGCGCTTCGAGGAGGACCTGCGGGTCGGTCCGGCCACGTTCGTCTTCGACGAGCACCCCACCGCCGTCCCGCTCGCCGGTCGGGTCACCTCCGTGCGGCGTCACCTGCTGTCCGATCTCACGCCGGAGGACGCGCATCAGCCGCCGGGCACGGACATGGCCCTCTTCGCCGAGCAGCTCCGCGAGAACTACTACCCGACCATGTCGACATCGGCGGCCGTCGTGGTCGCGGAGATCGCGCTGCAGGACACCTCGCCTGCGGGCTGA
- a CDS encoding Fic family protein: MPEWPQHENRTVPWRSTGRRGPREDRVFSEVAVALPPHLADIAVPPTAPRDLVRARYETEELERVAGDLLQPLAGFLIRMESVASSRIEQVEASTTAFARALGGVKENPSAMSMVSAGRAITALIDASATSIDLDAILRAHELLMQDDPGEREHAGRVRDVQNWIGGSQHTPRGALYVPPPPELVQELLVDLLSFANRDDVDPIAQAAIVHAQFESIHPFTDGNGRIGRALIGAVLRRRGITPNTVLPVASALAADTDHYFGLLTAYRSGDVQAIITDVALCVEVAAREARGTARSFILYSDVWRREVGMRAGSATDQVLDMLVGLPVFTAEQLTARAGLGDRAAYRAIEQLQESGIITEVTERKRDRIYAVTDVLDEFEDLDDRIRSRITRLRTPG; encoded by the coding sequence ATGCCGGAGTGGCCTCAGCACGAGAACCGCACGGTCCCCTGGCGGAGCACGGGACGACGCGGCCCGCGCGAGGATCGCGTCTTCTCAGAGGTCGCCGTGGCGCTCCCGCCCCATCTCGCCGACATCGCCGTCCCGCCGACGGCCCCGCGCGACCTCGTGCGCGCGCGGTATGAGACGGAGGAGCTCGAACGCGTGGCCGGCGACCTGTTGCAGCCGCTGGCGGGCTTCCTCATCCGGATGGAGTCCGTCGCGTCCTCGCGCATCGAGCAGGTCGAGGCCAGCACCACCGCCTTTGCCCGCGCCCTCGGAGGCGTGAAGGAGAACCCGTCGGCGATGTCCATGGTCTCCGCCGGCCGCGCCATCACCGCGCTCATCGACGCATCCGCGACATCCATCGACCTCGACGCGATCCTGCGAGCGCATGAGCTGCTGATGCAGGACGATCCCGGGGAGCGCGAGCACGCCGGGCGGGTCCGGGACGTGCAGAACTGGATCGGCGGATCGCAGCACACCCCGCGCGGGGCGCTGTACGTACCGCCACCCCCGGAGCTCGTGCAGGAGCTCCTCGTCGACCTGCTGTCGTTCGCGAACCGGGACGACGTGGATCCGATCGCCCAAGCCGCGATCGTGCACGCGCAGTTCGAGAGCATCCATCCGTTCACCGACGGGAACGGCCGGATCGGCCGCGCCCTCATCGGAGCGGTCCTCCGTCGTCGGGGGATCACGCCGAACACGGTGCTGCCGGTCGCGTCGGCCCTGGCCGCGGACACCGACCACTACTTCGGGCTGCTCACCGCCTACCGATCCGGTGACGTGCAGGCGATCATCACCGATGTGGCGCTGTGCGTCGAGGTCGCCGCACGAGAGGCCCGCGGGACGGCCCGGTCGTTCATCCTCTACTCCGACGTGTGGCGGCGGGAAGTCGGGATGCGCGCTGGCAGCGCGACGGACCAGGTGCTCGACATGCTGGTCGGCCTGCCGGTGTTCACCGCCGAGCAGCTGACCGCACGCGCCGGACTCGGGGACCGGGCTGCGTACCGGGCGATCGAGCAGCTCCAGGAGTCGGGGATCATCACCGAGGTCACGGAGCGCAAACGCGATCGCATCTACGCCGTCACGGACGTGCTGGACGAATTCGAGGATCTCGACGACCGCATCCGGTCCCGCATCACCCGGCTCCGCACGCCCGGCTGA
- a CDS encoding response regulator transcription factor, whose translation MTDDLTVLIVDDDFRIARLHEGIVEQAPGFRAVGTAGSVRAALAVLDTSRPDLVLLDAYLPDGSGVDLVRRIEPDVILVTAADDPATVRRALRGGAVSYLVKPFVPELLTARLAAYAAFRAGLASDRPLDQAGIDRAIHALRPGRVSTRERPATEQAVLDALSASDQELSAPEIAERVGVSRATAQRYLGALARDRVVDVQLNYGSTGRPEHRYRILRPRG comes from the coding sequence ATGACCGACGACCTCACCGTCCTCATCGTCGACGACGACTTCCGCATCGCCCGCCTGCACGAGGGCATCGTGGAGCAGGCGCCGGGCTTCCGGGCCGTCGGCACCGCGGGCAGCGTGCGGGCGGCGCTCGCGGTGCTCGACACGTCCCGCCCCGACCTCGTGCTCCTCGACGCGTACCTGCCCGACGGCAGCGGCGTCGACCTCGTGCGCCGCATCGAACCCGACGTGATCCTCGTCACGGCCGCCGACGACCCCGCCACCGTCCGCCGCGCCCTCCGCGGCGGCGCCGTCTCCTACCTGGTGAAGCCGTTCGTGCCGGAGCTGCTCACCGCGCGCCTCGCGGCGTACGCGGCCTTCCGCGCGGGGCTCGCGAGCGACCGTCCGCTGGACCAGGCCGGCATCGACCGCGCGATCCATGCCCTCCGGCCCGGCCGGGTGTCGACGCGCGAGCGGCCGGCGACGGAGCAGGCCGTGCTCGACGCGCTGTCCGCCTCCGACCAGGAGCTCAGCGCCCCCGAGATCGCCGAGCGCGTGGGCGTCTCCCGCGCCACTGCGCAGCGCTACCTCGGCGCCCTCGCCCGCGATCGCGTGGTCGACGTGCAGCTCAACTACGGATCCACCGGCCGCCCGGAGCACCGCTACCGGATCCTGCGGCCGCGCGGCTGA
- a CDS encoding DUF2079 domain-containing protein, which yields MTRTNDTARRRHAADDASAEPDPATAVPAPITGSRVPGTVGSIVVAALVTVVYVLYSALEWRRFTVKSWDLGIFTQLAQDYSRLQAPLVSIKGDGFNLLGDHFHPILVLLGPVYAVWPHAFALLVVQAVLIGISVVGVGRMAGRVVGRWGAIVVAAAYGLSWGIQGAVAFQFHEIAFALPLLAFALDAVIARRAMAAAAWAVPLVFVKEDLGLTVAVLGAIIALTMDRRIGVALAGWGVAWFVLATTVILPAFNREARWDYASKLDAGGALADPFGTIAGLFVAPKLETVAFLILAGALIALRSPLLLLVVPTLAWRFLSPTEAYWGPGYHYDAVLMPIVFAAAIDGIVRARAGRQHWLAMASRATVPVLAIAAVLLFFRSPMAELTKPAIWQPAPRAAQAQAALDQVPAGASVLSDIGLMSYLVDDHEVYWLGNPGNPAPQYVVIDSLGGGLGQGALNADQYGEATQAGTTYEIVYADAGYQVARRTQ from the coding sequence GTGACCCGCACGAACGACACGGCCCGCCGCCGCCACGCCGCCGACGACGCATCCGCCGAGCCGGATCCCGCGACGGCCGTCCCCGCACCGATCACCGGATCCCGCGTCCCCGGCACGGTCGGCTCCATCGTCGTCGCGGCGCTCGTCACCGTCGTCTACGTGCTCTACTCGGCGCTCGAGTGGCGCCGCTTCACCGTGAAGTCGTGGGACCTCGGCATCTTCACGCAGCTCGCGCAGGACTACTCGCGCCTCCAGGCGCCGCTCGTGTCCATCAAGGGCGACGGCTTCAACCTCCTGGGCGACCACTTCCACCCGATCCTCGTGCTGCTCGGCCCGGTCTACGCCGTGTGGCCGCACGCGTTCGCGCTGCTCGTGGTGCAGGCCGTCCTCATCGGGATCTCGGTGGTCGGCGTCGGGCGCATGGCCGGTCGCGTGGTCGGCCGGTGGGGCGCGATCGTCGTGGCGGCCGCGTACGGGCTGAGCTGGGGGATCCAGGGCGCGGTCGCGTTCCAGTTCCACGAGATCGCGTTCGCCCTGCCGCTGCTGGCCTTCGCGCTCGACGCCGTGATCGCCCGCCGCGCGATGGCCGCCGCGGCGTGGGCCGTGCCGCTCGTGTTCGTGAAGGAGGACCTCGGCCTCACTGTCGCGGTGCTCGGCGCGATCATCGCGCTCACTATGGACCGCCGCATCGGCGTCGCGCTCGCCGGCTGGGGCGTCGCGTGGTTCGTGCTCGCGACCACCGTGATCCTCCCGGCCTTCAACCGCGAGGCCCGCTGGGACTACGCGTCGAAGCTCGACGCGGGCGGCGCGCTCGCGGATCCCTTCGGCACCATCGCGGGGCTCTTCGTCGCGCCGAAGCTCGAGACGGTGGCCTTCCTGATCCTCGCGGGTGCGCTGATCGCCCTGCGCTCGCCGCTGCTGCTGCTCGTGGTGCCGACGCTCGCCTGGCGCTTCCTCTCGCCGACCGAGGCCTACTGGGGGCCCGGCTACCACTACGACGCGGTGCTCATGCCGATCGTGTTCGCCGCCGCGATCGACGGCATCGTGCGCGCCCGCGCGGGCCGGCAGCACTGGCTCGCCATGGCGTCGCGCGCGACCGTGCCGGTGCTCGCGATCGCCGCCGTCCTCCTCTTCTTCCGCTCGCCCATGGCCGAGCTGACGAAGCCCGCCATCTGGCAGCCGGCGCCGCGGGCCGCGCAGGCGCAGGCCGCGCTCGACCAGGTGCCGGCGGGCGCGAGCGTCCTCAGCGACATCGGCCTCATGTCGTACCTCGTCGACGACCACGAGGTCTACTGGCTCGGCAACCCGGGCAACCCGGCGCCGCAGTACGTCGTGATCGACAGCCTCGGCGGCGGCCTCGGCCAGGGCGCCCTCAACGCCGACCAGTACGGCGAGGCGACGCAGGCGGGCACGACCTACGAGATCGTCTACGCCGACGCCGGGTACCAGGTGGCGCGTCGCACCCAGTAG
- a CDS encoding sensor histidine kinase produces MGEATGRRRAGLDFARRTLVLQLLVVLVVVGIATIAYGLLSSSENRDEAQATALAIARTAAEDPALRAAVTAETADPGVATASTLADGPVQLTAEAVRERTGALFVVVTDDRGLRLAHPDASELGQRVSTDPTVALAGREEVTWATGTLGESARAKVPVRALADADAPDDAPGDDARVVGEVSVGFAAATVRDSIGVDVAAIAVVALLALGVGAVASGILSRRLARLTLGLQPSELAGLVQDQAAVLSGVGEGVLGIGPDGRVTVCNPRAAALLGLVDPVGRTLADLGVAPVLRDAVAGAQAGAAAGSPSLRAVVDDRLLFVDVARVDRDGRDLGTVMVLRDETDIEAMSRRLTAVTAMSTALRVQRHEFANRLHVVRGLVATGRVDEADSYLAGVLEQGPVAFPTVDAGLVDEPYLQAFLGAKAMEAEERGVALRVGPGTLVRGILVRPEEVTTVLGNLVDNAMHAAVRGSRADRWVEVEALDDGADLHIAVSDSGDGLAASDAGRVFQRRADDVGGTAEALLSEGSSAGGASVAGAGGRGGADSAHGLGFGLPLVRDIARRDGGDVWVADPGGPPPHAEAGAVFCARLAGVVEPPDQDPPAPAPTDDTRTDPDPDPDPDPDPDGARA; encoded by the coding sequence GTGGGAGAGGCGACGGGGCGACGACGGGCGGGGCTCGACTTCGCGCGCCGCACCCTCGTCCTCCAGCTGCTCGTCGTGCTCGTGGTGGTGGGGATCGCGACGATCGCCTACGGCTTGCTGAGCTCCTCCGAGAACCGCGATGAGGCGCAGGCGACGGCGCTCGCGATCGCGCGCACGGCCGCCGAGGATCCGGCGCTGCGGGCCGCCGTCACGGCCGAGACCGCGGATCCCGGGGTCGCCACCGCCTCCACTCTCGCCGACGGGCCGGTGCAGCTGACGGCCGAGGCGGTGCGCGAACGGACCGGCGCGCTCTTCGTCGTCGTCACAGACGACCGGGGGCTCCGGCTCGCGCACCCGGACGCGTCCGAGCTCGGGCAGCGCGTGAGCACGGATCCGACGGTCGCGCTCGCGGGGCGCGAGGAGGTGACGTGGGCCACCGGCACGCTCGGGGAGTCCGCGCGGGCGAAGGTGCCGGTGCGGGCGCTGGCGGACGCGGACGCTCCCGACGACGCTCCTGGCGACGACGCGCGCGTCGTCGGCGAGGTCAGCGTCGGCTTCGCGGCGGCCACGGTGCGCGACTCCATCGGCGTCGACGTCGCGGCCATCGCGGTCGTCGCCCTGCTCGCGCTCGGCGTCGGGGCGGTGGCCAGCGGGATCCTCTCGCGGCGGCTCGCCCGCCTCACCCTCGGCCTCCAGCCGTCGGAGCTGGCGGGCCTCGTGCAGGACCAGGCGGCCGTCCTCTCCGGCGTCGGCGAGGGCGTCCTCGGCATCGGCCCGGACGGGCGGGTGACCGTCTGCAACCCGCGGGCCGCCGCGCTGCTCGGCCTCGTGGATCCGGTCGGCCGCACGCTCGCCGACCTCGGCGTCGCGCCGGTGCTACGCGACGCGGTCGCGGGCGCGCAGGCCGGGGCCGCCGCCGGATCCCCGTCGCTGCGCGCGGTCGTCGACGACCGGCTCCTCTTCGTCGACGTCGCGCGCGTCGACCGCGACGGACGCGACCTCGGCACGGTGATGGTGCTGCGCGACGAGACGGACATCGAGGCCATGAGCCGCCGCCTCACCGCCGTCACCGCGATGTCCACCGCGCTGCGCGTGCAGCGGCACGAGTTCGCGAACCGCCTCCACGTCGTGCGCGGCCTCGTCGCGACCGGCCGGGTCGACGAGGCCGACAGCTACCTCGCGGGCGTGCTCGAGCAGGGGCCCGTGGCGTTCCCGACGGTCGACGCGGGGCTCGTCGACGAGCCCTACCTGCAGGCGTTCCTCGGCGCGAAGGCCATGGAGGCGGAGGAGCGGGGCGTGGCGCTCCGGGTCGGGCCCGGCACGCTCGTCCGCGGGATCCTCGTGCGGCCAGAGGAGGTCACCACCGTCCTCGGCAACCTCGTCGACAACGCCATGCACGCGGCCGTCCGCGGATCCCGCGCCGACAGGTGGGTGGAGGTGGAGGCGCTCGACGACGGCGCCGACCTGCACATCGCGGTGTCGGACTCTGGCGACGGGCTCGCGGCGTCCGATGCCGGACGCGTGTTCCAGCGGCGGGCGGACGACGTGGGCGGCACCGCGGAGGCGCTGCTGTCCGAGGGCTCGTCCGCGGGCGGTGCATCCGTCGCCGGCGCGGGCGGCCGCGGGGGAGCGGACTCCGCGCACGGGCTCGGATTCGGCCTGCCGCTGGTGCGCGACATCGCCCGGCGCGACGGCGGCGACGTGTGGGTCGCGGATCCCGGAGGGCCGCCGCCCCACGCGGAGGCCGGCGCGGTGTTCTGCGCGCGGCTCGCGGGCGTGGTCGAGCCGCCCGACCAGGATCCGCCCGCCCCCGCACCCACCGACGACACCCGGACCGACCCCGACCCCGACCCCGACCCCGACCCCGACCCCGACGGAGCCCGCGCATGA
- the ectB gene encoding diaminobutyrate--2-oxoglutarate transaminase, with product MSIKERHGMTIFEQMESEVRSYSRGWPVVFDRAVGSEMFTADGDRYLDFFAGAGALNYGHNNPALKQKLVDYILRDGVTHSLDMFTEARRDFLQTFQDVILQPRGLDYRIMFPGPGGANAVEAAMKLARKVTGRTTIVHFTNSFHGMTEGALSVTGNALKRGGAGHPLHHAVAVPFDGYLGGGTDTLAYFEKLLDDSGSGVDTPAGVIVETVQGEGGINVATPEWLRKLRELTARHGIVLIVDDVQMGCGRTGGFFSFEESGIVPDIVTLSKSIGGYGLPMALTLLKPELDQWKPGEHNGTFRGIAPAFLTGAEALRLYWADGELEASTLRKGERIHEVFTEIAADAAPEMQLEVRGRGLARGIEFPSGDLAGAVCRAAFERGMLMETSGAGGTVMKVLPALTITDEQVEEGLAIIRASVREVLGSTSEELAADEVPLPVVVGS from the coding sequence ATGAGCATCAAGGAGCGACACGGCATGACGATCTTCGAGCAGATGGAGTCCGAGGTCCGGAGCTACAGCCGCGGCTGGCCGGTCGTGTTCGACCGCGCGGTGGGCAGCGAGATGTTCACGGCCGACGGCGACCGCTACCTCGACTTCTTCGCGGGCGCCGGCGCGCTCAACTACGGGCACAACAACCCGGCGCTCAAGCAGAAGCTCGTCGACTACATCCTCCGCGACGGCGTCACGCACTCCCTCGACATGTTCACGGAGGCCCGCCGCGACTTCCTGCAGACATTCCAGGACGTCATCCTCCAGCCGCGCGGGCTCGACTACCGCATCATGTTCCCCGGCCCGGGCGGCGCGAACGCGGTCGAGGCCGCCATGAAGCTCGCGCGCAAGGTCACCGGCCGCACCACGATCGTCCACTTCACCAACTCGTTCCACGGCATGACCGAGGGCGCGCTCTCGGTCACCGGCAACGCGCTCAAGCGCGGCGGCGCCGGGCACCCGCTGCACCACGCGGTCGCGGTGCCGTTCGACGGCTACCTCGGCGGGGGGACCGACACCCTCGCGTACTTCGAGAAGCTGCTCGACGACTCGGGCTCGGGCGTCGACACGCCCGCCGGCGTCATCGTCGAGACCGTGCAGGGCGAGGGCGGCATCAACGTCGCGACGCCCGAGTGGCTGCGGAAGCTGCGCGAGCTGACGGCGCGCCACGGCATCGTGCTCATCGTCGACGACGTGCAGATGGGCTGCGGCCGCACGGGCGGGTTCTTCAGCTTCGAGGAGTCGGGGATAGTCCCCGACATCGTCACGCTCTCCAAGTCCATCGGCGGCTACGGCCTGCCCATGGCCCTCACTCTCCTCAAGCCCGAGCTCGACCAGTGGAAGCCGGGCGAGCACAACGGCACCTTCCGCGGCATCGCGCCCGCGTTCCTCACGGGGGCCGAGGCGCTGCGCCTGTACTGGGCCGACGGCGAGCTCGAGGCGTCCACGCTGCGCAAGGGCGAGCGGATCCACGAGGTCTTCACCGAGATCGCCGCCGACGCCGCGCCGGAGATGCAGCTCGAGGTGCGCGGCCGCGGCCTCGCGCGCGGCATCGAGTTCCCCTCGGGCGACCTTGCCGGCGCGGTCTGCCGGGCGGCGTTCGAGCGCGGCATGCTCATGGAGACGAGCGGCGCCGGCGGCACGGTCATGAAGGTGCTGCCCGCCCTCACCATCACCGACGAGCAGGTCGAGGAGGGGCTCGCCATCATCCGCGCGTCCGTCCGCGAGGTCCTCGGCTCCACGAGCGAGGAGCTCGCGGCCGACGAGGTGCCGCTGCCGGTGGTGGTCGGGAGCTGA